The following proteins are encoded in a genomic region of Procambarus clarkii isolate CNS0578487 chromosome 23, FALCON_Pclarkii_2.0, whole genome shotgun sequence:
- the LOC138367681 gene encoding tigger transposable element-derived protein 1-like — protein MSPKKLVAKDSVGKGKKATITVEVKKEIIAKHERGVRVVDLVREYGRTSSTICTILKRKEQFKTLEVAKGVTKVNKKRPQILEEVEKLLLVWMNERQLHGDSVSEALVCAKAKKLYVDLVRKTPGASSEEEEIFKASRGWFEKFRKRSGIHSVVRHGEAASSDKAAAEKFVPEFQEFVAEKEFLPQQVFNCDETGLFWKKMTKRTYITQEEQSLPGHKPMKDRLTLVLCANASGDCKVKPLLVYHSENPRVFKACKVYKARLNVMWRSNKKSWVTRIFFTEWINDVFGPSVRKYLEEKQLPLKALLVLDNAPAHPPQMRDELYPENQFITIKFLPPNTTPLLQPMDQKVIANFKKLYMKALLERCVDVTDNTGLTLKEFWKNHFNILGALRLIDKAWEGVTRRTLNSAWRNLWPEGVPERDFEGFGPAPASASAPVEDPEVHLVDDIVALGQTLGLELDAADVQELVEEHSEELTTEELLELQKEINQEEAQEFSSGEEEVREDAAASSSEIREVLGMFEKGHPKTKTKAIVNRKVLSESREKKSQ, from the exons atgtcgccaaagaagctggTTGCTAAAGACAGTGTTGGCAAGGGGAAGAAAGCAACAATTACTGTTGAAGTGAAGAAGGAAATAATAGCAAAGCACGAGCGTGGTGTGCGTGTGGTTGATCTCGTCAGGGAGTATGGCAGGACCTCATCAACAATTTGTACCATTCTGAAGAGGAAGGAACAATTTAAGACGCTTGAGGTGGCTAAAGGAGTTACCAAGGTTAACAAGAAACGTCCACAAATCCTAGAAGAGGTTGAAAAGCTACTGCTAGTCTGGATGAATGAAAGGCAATTGCATGGCGATAGTGTCTCTGAAGCTCTTGTCTGTGCAAAGGCTAAGAAGTTGTATGTGGACCTTGTCAGGAAGACACCAGGTGCGTCGTCTGAAGAGGAGGAGATATTTAAGGCAAGCcgtggatggtttgagaaatttaggaaGAGAAGCGGTATCCACAGTGTTGTTcgacatggggaggctgccagctctgataaagctgctgCTGAGAAATTTGTACCAGAGTTCCAGGAATTTGTTGCTGAAAAGGAGTTCTTGCCCCAACAAGTTTTTAATTGTGACGAGACTGGCCTGTTTTGGAAGAAAATGACGAAGAGGACCTACATCACACAGGAGGAACAATCTTTGCCTGGCCACAAACCGATGAAGGATCGGCTTACTCTCGTCCTCTGCGCCAATGCAAGTGGCGATTGCAAGGTCAAGCCGCTGCTGGTCTACCACTCAGAAAATCCACGCGTGTTCAAGGCATGTAAAGTGTATAAGGCGCGACTGAATGTGATGTGGAGGTCCAATAAGAAATCCTGGGTCACGCGGATATTCTTCACTGAATGGATCAATGATGTTTTTGGCCCCTCAGTGAGGAAATATCTTGAAGAGAAACAGttgccactcaaggccttgcTTGTGCTTGATAATGCTCCTGCACATCCTCCACAGATGCGAGATGAATTGTATCCTGAAAATCAGTTCATCACCATCAAGTTCCTTCCTCCCAATACCACTCCACTCCTCCAACCTATGGACCAGAAAGTCATTGCAAACTTTAAGAAACTCTACATGAAGGCCTTGTTGGAGAGGTGTGTTGATGTGACCGACAATACAGGGCTGACCCTCAAAGAATTCTGGAAGAACCACTTTAATATCCTGGGTGCCTTACGTTTGATCGATAAGGCCTGGGAAGGAGTGACAAGGAGGACCCTTAACTCTGCTTGGCGTAACCTGTGGCCTGAGGGTGTCCCTGAGCGAGACTTTGAAGGTTTCGGTCCTGCACCTGCATCTGCATCTGCACCTGTGGAAGACCCAGAAGTGCATCTAGTGGATGATATTGTTGCTCTGGGGCAAACTTTGGGTCTGGAGTTGGATGCTGCTGATGTGCAGGAGTTAGTGGAGGAGCACAGTGAGGAACTGACCACTGAGGAACTCCTGGAACTTCAGAAGGAGATTAATCAAGAGGAGGCACAAGAGTTCtcatcaggggaggaggaggtacgggaggatgctgctgcctcttcaagtgagatcagggaagtgctaggaatgtttgaaaag ggacatcctaaaacaaagacaaaagcaattgtcaatagaaaAGTTCTTTCCgaaagtagagaaaagaagagccagtga
- the LOC138367682 gene encoding zinc finger protein 99-like: protein MKTHKCSECGKVFTHLGHMKNHMLVHSNDKSHECPECGKKFIRLGSMKTHMLVHSGKKPHECPECGMGLSQLRSMKRHMLVHSRDRPHKCPECGKKFSQLGNMKIHMLVHSRDRPHECPECGKRFSRLGDAKTHMLAHSADKPHECPECGKRFSRLGSMKSHIIVHSGDKPHECLECGKRFSRLGSMKTHLLVHSGEKPHKCPECGKRFSRLDSMKTHLLVHSGDKPHKCPECGKRFNLLGSMKTHRMMHADERPFECAECGKKFRDRGTIIRHMLVHSGDRPHECPECGKKFRQLGHLKTHRMVHTDERRFECAECGRKFRVRGTIIQHMLVHSEDEPHQCSECGKRFSQLINMRTHMLVHLRDRPHECPVCGTRYCQLEHLNRHKKTHSGDKLNTLSMEEDSKNVEVQ, encoded by the coding sequence ATGAAAACTCACAAGTgttcagagtgtgggaaggtgTTCACTcatcttggacatatgaagaatcacatgttagtacattcgaATGACaaatctcatgagtgtccagaatgcGGAAAGAAATTCATTcgccttggaagtatgaagactcacatgttggtACATTCTGGTaagaaacctcatgagtgtccagagtgtgggatggGATTGAGCCAGCTTAGaagtatgaaaagacatatgttagtgcattcgcgTGATCGACCTCataaatgtccagagtgtgggaagaagttCAGTCAGCTAGGAAATATGAAgattcacatgttagtgcattcgcgtgatcgacctcatgagtgtccagagtgtgggaaaagattcagtcgtcttggagacgccaagactcacatgttagcacATTCTgctgataaacctcatgagtgtccagaatgtgggaagagattcagtcgcctTGGAAGTATGAAGTCTCACATAATAGTACATtcgggtgataaacctcatgagtgtctagaatgtgggaagagattcagtcgccttggaagtatgaagacacatttgttagtgcattcgggtgagaaacctcacaagtgtccagaatgtgggaagagattcagtcgtcttgacaGTATGAAGACAcacttgttagtgcattcgggtgacaagcctcacaagtgtccagagtgtgggaagagattcaatctgcttggaagtatgaagactcacaggatgatgCATGCAGATGAAAGACCCTTTGAATGTgcagagtgtggcaaaaaatttagagatcgtggaactataatacggcacatgttagtgcactcGGGTGATCGCCCTCATGAGtgcccagagtgtgggaagaaattcagacaGCTTGGACATCTGAAGAcccacaggatggtgcatacagATGAAAGACGTTTTGAATGTGCTGAATGTGGCAGAAAATTTAGGGTACGTGGAACaataatacagcacatgttagtgcattcggaagATGAACCTCACCAGTGTTCAGAGTGTGGGAAGCGATTCAGTCAACTTATAAATATgaggactcacatgttagtgcatttgcGGGAtcgacctcatgagtgtccagtgtgtgggaCGAGATATTGTCAGCTTGAACATTTGAACAGGCACAAGAAGACACATTCAGGTGATAAGCTAAACACTTTAAGTATGGAAGAGGATTCAAAGAATGTTGAAGTACAATGA